The Chitinophagales bacterium genomic sequence TGGGAGCAAAGGGCTCCAGTACTATAAGCATCTTCAACTGTGATGGTTGGCTACCGGTTTATAATAGTTTATTTTTTCTTTTTCTTAGATGACTTTGCATGCTTGTTGAATGCCAGGCATAGATCCAGCCAGTAGTTGAGGTCTTTGTTTGACTTTACGGCTTGTTCGTCCACAAATACATAACCCTTCATTGGCTTTCCTGTAAATATCATTTCACGGCATCCCGGCTGCTCAAGAGCTTGTTCATATACATCTGGTCCTATCCTGCACATTAATTCGTCTCTCACAATACCAATACACATTTTGTCGTTCAGCATATAACAGGTACCGCCGAACATGTGCTTTTCTTCAACATTCGGCAATTCAGACATCGCTTCTCTTACTCTGTCATTTAATTTTT encodes the following:
- a CDS encoding TfoX/Sxy family protein, producing the protein MAYNEKLNDRVREAMSELPNVEEKHMFGGTCYMLNDKMCIGIVRDELMCRIGPDVYEQALEQPGCREMIFTGKPMKGYVFVDEQAVKSNKDLNYWLDLCLAFNKHAKSSKKKKK